The following are encoded together in the Anoplopoma fimbria isolate UVic2021 breed Golden Eagle Sablefish chromosome 13, Afim_UVic_2022, whole genome shotgun sequence genome:
- the LOC129101232 gene encoding acyl-CoA dehydrogenase family member 11-like isoform X1, producing MSLGSALLIRHVAGGCCRVWCGVPPPLVHIRLASAAEPGTRTTNEEQLWEAAGHLPFSGAKIGSFFQERPVLKNPFLEDALLRGYLRRHLPEEAAISDLRAFGERMANEVDAWGRECEVTPPRLVHFDPWGRRVDHIVTSPAWKRMKDLSAQEGLVAIGYERSFGEWSRVYQMSKLYIFSPSSGLFTCPLAMTDGAAKVIQVCQKNSIGVSWPVDEAYSRLTTRQPEHFWTSGQWMTERQGGSDVASGTETLAVPQTDGSYKLHGFKWFTSATDADMTLTLARVQDRTGATTTGSRGLSLFYAEVSRDEDGRLNGIEVQRLKDKLGTRQMPTAELLLDGLPAHRLSEKGRGVASIANMLTITRIHNSVSAAAAMRRVVQLARDYATRRTAFGKLLKDHPLHIQTLARMEVETRGAFILVMEVCRLLGREESGIATQRDAHLLRLLTPVAKLYTGKQAVAVVSEGLESFGGQGYIEDTGLPGILRDTQVLSIWEGTTNVLSLDVLRCVARSSGMVFQAYFTHAKSLLAGASGVSTLSPAVKAVSGALSELEDFLQVAATKAPGYLELAARDLAYSLARIYTGALLIDHASWEGASSSDTYAALRWCEQDLCPVATKQAGGCYDLSTAPLDAALVYDRPIQG from the exons ATGTCTCTGGGCTCAGCCCTACTGATCCGCCATGTGGCTGGAGGCTGCTGCAGAGTGTGGTGTGGTGTTCCTCCACCGCTGGTCCACATCAGATTAGCCAGTGCAGCTGAGCCAGGCACAAGGACAACTAATGAAGAACAACTCTGGGAGGCAGCAGGGCACCTGCCGTTCTCTGGAGCCAAAATAGGATCTTTCTTTCAGGAAAGACCAGTGCTGAAGAACCCATTTCTAGAGGACGCCTTGCTAAGAGGATACCTGAGGAGACACCTGCctgaggag GCAGCTATATCTGACTTGCGTGCATTTGGAGAGCGTATGGCAAATGAGGTGGACGCCTGGGGTCGGGAATGTGAGGTAACTCCTCCACGGTTGGTGCACTTTGACCCCTGGGGTCGCAGAGTGGACCACATCGTAACCTCCCCTGCCTGGAAACGCATGAAAGACCTGTCGGCACAGGAAGGGCTGGTTGCCATTGGCTATGAGAGGTCATTTGGGGAGTGGAG tcGTGTGTATCAAATGAGCAAGCTGTAcatcttctctccctcctctggtCTCTTCACATGTCCGCTGGCCATGACCGACGGAGCTGCTAAAGTAATCCAGGTgtgtcagaaaaat TCCATAGGTGTTTCATGGCCAGTAGATGAAGCCTACAGCCGCTTGACCACCCGGCAGCCTGAGCATTTCTGGACATCTGGACAGTGGATGACTGAAAGACAGGGGGGATCCGACGTGG CCAGTGGCACAGAGACGCTGGCTGTTCCCCAGACAGACGGTTCATACAAATTACACGGCTTCAAGTGGTTCACCTCTGCTACAGATGCAGACATGACTCTTACCCTGGCCAGAGTGCAGGACAGAACAGGAGCAACCACAACA GGCAGCAGGGGTTTGTCTTTGTTCTATGCAGAAGTGAGTAGAGACGAGGATGGCCGGCTGAATGGTATAGAGGTTCAGAGACTGAAAGACAAACTGGGCACAAGACAGATGCCGACCGCTGAGTTACTGCTGGACGGCCTGCCGGCACACAGG CTCTCAGAGAAAGGAAGAGGTGTGGCCTCCATAGCAAACATGCTGACTATAACCCGGATACACAACAGCGTCTCTGCAGCAGCCGCAATGAGAAG GGTGGTCCAGTTAGCTCGCGACTATGCCACTCGCCGCACTGCCTTTGGAAAGCTCCTTAAAGACCACCCGCTGCACATACAGACTCTCGCTAGGATGGAG GTGGAGACTCGAGGAGCTTTCATTCTGGTGATGGAAGTGTGTCGTCTGTTGGGCCGAGAAGAAAGCGGAATCGCGACCCAGCGTGACGCACACCTGCTGCGTTTGCTCACTCCTGTGGCCAAACTGTACACTGGAAAGCAG gCGGTGGCTGTTGTGTCGGAGGGTTTGGAAAGCTTCGGTGGACAGGGCTACATTGAGGATACTGGGTTGCCTGGAATACTTCGCGATACACAG GTTTTGAGTATTTGGGAAGGAACGACGAATGTTCTGTCTCTGGACGTGCTGCGCTGTGTGGCTCGTAGCTCAGGAATGGTCTTTCAGGCTTACTTCACCCATGCAAAG TCACTGCTTGCAGGTGCATCAGGTGTTTCCACGTTGTCGCCGGCGGTGAAAGCAGTAAGTGGTGCTCTCTCTGAACTGGAGGACTTCCTTCAGGTCGCAGCTACAAAAGCACCTGGCTACTTAGAACTAGCAGCCAGAGACCTGGCCTACAGCCTGGCTCGCATCTACACAG GTGCCCTTCTCATTGACCATGCCAGTTGGGAGGGAGCCTCTTCATCTGACACCTATGCAGCTCtcag GTGGTGTGAACAGGACTTGTGCCCTGTGGCGACTAAACAGGCGGGAGGCTGCTATGATCTCAGCACAGCGCCACTTGATGCTGCACTAGTGTATGACCGGCCCATCCAAGGCTGA
- the LOC129101232 gene encoding acyl-CoA dehydrogenase family member 11-like isoform X2, with amino-acid sequence MSLGSALLIRHVAGGCCRVWCGVPPPLVHIRLASAAEPGTRTTNEEQLWEAAGHLPFSGAKIGSFFQERPVLKNPFLEDALLRGYLRRHLPEEAAISDLRAFGERMANEVDAWGRECEVTPPRLVHFDPWGRRVDHIVTSPAWKRMKDLSAQEGLVAIGYERSFGEWSRVYQMSKLYIFSPSSGLFTCPLAMTDGAAKVIQSIGVSWPVDEAYSRLTTRQPEHFWTSGQWMTERQGGSDVASGTETLAVPQTDGSYKLHGFKWFTSATDADMTLTLARVQDRTGATTTGSRGLSLFYAEVSRDEDGRLNGIEVQRLKDKLGTRQMPTAELLLDGLPAHRLSEKGRGVASIANMLTITRIHNSVSAAAAMRRVVQLARDYATRRTAFGKLLKDHPLHIQTLARMEVETRGAFILVMEVCRLLGREESGIATQRDAHLLRLLTPVAKLYTGKQAVAVVSEGLESFGGQGYIEDTGLPGILRDTQVLSIWEGTTNVLSLDVLRCVARSSGMVFQAYFTHAKSLLAGASGVSTLSPAVKAVSGALSELEDFLQVAATKAPGYLELAARDLAYSLARIYTGALLIDHASWEGASSSDTYAALRWCEQDLCPVATKQAGGCYDLSTAPLDAALVYDRPIQG; translated from the exons ATGTCTCTGGGCTCAGCCCTACTGATCCGCCATGTGGCTGGAGGCTGCTGCAGAGTGTGGTGTGGTGTTCCTCCACCGCTGGTCCACATCAGATTAGCCAGTGCAGCTGAGCCAGGCACAAGGACAACTAATGAAGAACAACTCTGGGAGGCAGCAGGGCACCTGCCGTTCTCTGGAGCCAAAATAGGATCTTTCTTTCAGGAAAGACCAGTGCTGAAGAACCCATTTCTAGAGGACGCCTTGCTAAGAGGATACCTGAGGAGACACCTGCctgaggag GCAGCTATATCTGACTTGCGTGCATTTGGAGAGCGTATGGCAAATGAGGTGGACGCCTGGGGTCGGGAATGTGAGGTAACTCCTCCACGGTTGGTGCACTTTGACCCCTGGGGTCGCAGAGTGGACCACATCGTAACCTCCCCTGCCTGGAAACGCATGAAAGACCTGTCGGCACAGGAAGGGCTGGTTGCCATTGGCTATGAGAGGTCATTTGGGGAGTGGAG tcGTGTGTATCAAATGAGCAAGCTGTAcatcttctctccctcctctggtCTCTTCACATGTCCGCTGGCCATGACCGACGGAGCTGCTAAAGTAATCCAG TCCATAGGTGTTTCATGGCCAGTAGATGAAGCCTACAGCCGCTTGACCACCCGGCAGCCTGAGCATTTCTGGACATCTGGACAGTGGATGACTGAAAGACAGGGGGGATCCGACGTGG CCAGTGGCACAGAGACGCTGGCTGTTCCCCAGACAGACGGTTCATACAAATTACACGGCTTCAAGTGGTTCACCTCTGCTACAGATGCAGACATGACTCTTACCCTGGCCAGAGTGCAGGACAGAACAGGAGCAACCACAACA GGCAGCAGGGGTTTGTCTTTGTTCTATGCAGAAGTGAGTAGAGACGAGGATGGCCGGCTGAATGGTATAGAGGTTCAGAGACTGAAAGACAAACTGGGCACAAGACAGATGCCGACCGCTGAGTTACTGCTGGACGGCCTGCCGGCACACAGG CTCTCAGAGAAAGGAAGAGGTGTGGCCTCCATAGCAAACATGCTGACTATAACCCGGATACACAACAGCGTCTCTGCAGCAGCCGCAATGAGAAG GGTGGTCCAGTTAGCTCGCGACTATGCCACTCGCCGCACTGCCTTTGGAAAGCTCCTTAAAGACCACCCGCTGCACATACAGACTCTCGCTAGGATGGAG GTGGAGACTCGAGGAGCTTTCATTCTGGTGATGGAAGTGTGTCGTCTGTTGGGCCGAGAAGAAAGCGGAATCGCGACCCAGCGTGACGCACACCTGCTGCGTTTGCTCACTCCTGTGGCCAAACTGTACACTGGAAAGCAG gCGGTGGCTGTTGTGTCGGAGGGTTTGGAAAGCTTCGGTGGACAGGGCTACATTGAGGATACTGGGTTGCCTGGAATACTTCGCGATACACAG GTTTTGAGTATTTGGGAAGGAACGACGAATGTTCTGTCTCTGGACGTGCTGCGCTGTGTGGCTCGTAGCTCAGGAATGGTCTTTCAGGCTTACTTCACCCATGCAAAG TCACTGCTTGCAGGTGCATCAGGTGTTTCCACGTTGTCGCCGGCGGTGAAAGCAGTAAGTGGTGCTCTCTCTGAACTGGAGGACTTCCTTCAGGTCGCAGCTACAAAAGCACCTGGCTACTTAGAACTAGCAGCCAGAGACCTGGCCTACAGCCTGGCTCGCATCTACACAG GTGCCCTTCTCATTGACCATGCCAGTTGGGAGGGAGCCTCTTCATCTGACACCTATGCAGCTCtcag GTGGTGTGAACAGGACTTGTGCCCTGTGGCGACTAAACAGGCGGGAGGCTGCTATGATCTCAGCACAGCGCCACTTGATGCTGCACTAGTGTATGACCGGCCCATCCAAGGCTGA